In one window of Macrotis lagotis isolate mMagLag1 chromosome 5, bilby.v1.9.chrom.fasta, whole genome shotgun sequence DNA:
- the LOC141489474 gene encoding adenosine receptor A3-like — MPENSTSTSLTWKITYITIESVIGLCAIVGNVLVIWVVKLNPSLQNTTFYFIVSLALADIAVGVLVMPLAIVISLGMTTPFYGCLFMTCLLLIFTHASIMSLLAIAVDRYLRVKLTIRYKRVITQRRIWMALGLCWLVSILVGLVPMFGWNESPGNNGSLQCLFRSVIRMDYMVYFSFFTWIFIPLIIMCAIYVDIFCVIRNKLRQNFSGSRGAFYGREFKTAKSLFLILFLFALSWLPLSIMNCISYFTSEENIPPILLCFGILLSHANSMMNPIVYACKIKKFKETYLLILKSYILQRPSDSLNTEQRPGSPSRLLFHLSFQGFASWAMLPLYVMLLGVFFTDAIVMDGKVKEAFVQDKASITCSYDPYYKDYPKYWCKGYYRNYCNIIASTPNSTNRVFLKDTGMQFIITLTCLTKEDTGWYWCGIQRDYGTDSMDYTELIVFDGGRDTDLQRKQNRTCKGSSIGYSGNHNRRTCHQPLLPLRLSILSICILIMGMGIIITAVVLLRRKRIQKHNRGKVLIRLRDHKFGSSLMIPTPLMTL; from the exons ATGCCTGAAAATAGCACAAGTACTTCTCTGACTTGGAAAATAACATATATCACTATAGAAAGTGTCATTGGACTTTGTGCCATTGTAGGCAATGTGCTTGTCATCTGGGTGGTAAAGTTGAACCCAAGCCTGCAGAATACCACCTTCTATTTTATTGTCTCTCTGGCCCTGGCTGACATCGCTGTGGGTGTGCTAGTCATGCCTCTTGCCATTGTGATTAGTTTGGGCATGACGACTCCCTTCTATGGTTGCCTTTTTATGACTTGTCTGCTCTTGATCTTTACCCATGCCTCCATTATGTCTCTGCTGGCCATTGCTGTGGATCGCTATCTGAGGGTCAAGCTTACGATCAG ATACAAAAGAGTGATCACTCAGAGAAGAATTTGGATGGCCTTGGGGTTGTGCTGGCTGGTGTCGATTCTGGTTGGACTGGTCCCCATGTTTGGCTGGAATGAGAGCCCTGGGAATAACGGCTCTCTCCAGTGCCTCTTCAGATCAGTTATTAGGATGGACTACATGGTCTATTTCAGCTTTTTCACCTGGATCTTCATCCCGTTGATCATCATGTGTGCCATCTATGTTGACATTTTCTGTGTCATCCGGAACAAACTCAGACAGAACTTCTCAGGCTCTAGAGGTGCATTCTATGGGAGGGAATTCAAGACAGCCAAGTCCCTGTTTCTCATCCTCTTCTTGTTTGCCTTATCATGGCTGCCTCTGTCCATTATGAACTGTATTTCTTATTTCACCTCTGAAGAGAACATACCTCCAATTTTGCTCTGCTTTGGCATTTTGCTATCTCATGCCAATTCCATGATGAATCCCATTGTGTAtgcttgcaaaataaaaaagttcaagGAAACCTACCTCCTGATCCTCAAATCCTATATCCTCCAGAGACCTTCTGACTCCTTGAACACTGAACAA AGGCCTGGGAGTCCCTCAAGACTgctcttccatctttcctttcagGGATTTGCTTCTTGGGCAATGCTGCCACTCTACGTAATGCTTCTAGGTGTCTTTTTTACAG ATGCTATAGTTATGGATGGAAAGGTCAAGGAAGCCTTTGTACAGGATAAGGCTTCCATCACCTGCAGTTATGACCCCTACTACAAGGACTATCCCAAGTATTGGTGCAAAGGCTATTACCGTAACTACTGCAATATCATTGCTTCCACACCTAACAGCACCAACCGAGTGTTCCTGAAGGACACaggcatgcagttcatcatcactcTGACATGCCTTACCAAGGAGGATACAGGGTGGTACTGGTGTGGCATACAGAGGGACTATGGCACTGACTCAATGGATTATACAGAATTGATCGTATTCGATGGTGGGAGAGACACAG ACCTACAAAGGAAGCAGAACAGAACCTGCAAGGGCAGCAGTATTGGCTATAGTGGAAATCACAACAG aaggaCATGTCACCAGCCTTTGCTCCCTTTGAGACTGTCTATCCTGTCCATCTGCATCCTGATCATGGGGATGGGGATCATCATCACCGCAGTTGTTTTACTCAGGAGGAAGCGAATCCAAAAGCATAATCGGG GTAAGGTCCTGATTAGACTCAGAGATCACAAGTTTGGATCATCTCTTATGATACCCACACCTCTG ATGACTCTATGA